ATCGACCGTCGTCGCAAGCTGCCGGCATCCGTGCTGCTGCGCGCACTCGGCTATACCACCGAAGAAGTGCTGGACGCGTTCTACACCACCAACGTTTTCCACCTGAGCGGCGAAACCCTCAGTCTGGAACTGATTGCTTCGCGTCTGCGTGGTGAAATCGCTGTTCTTGATATTCAGGACGAGAAAGGCAAGGTCATCGTTGAAGCGGGTCGTCGTATTACTGCGCGCCACATCAACCAGATCGAAAAAGCCGGTCTCAAGACCCTGGAAGTGCCTCTGGACTACGTCCTGGGTCGCACTACCGCCAAGGCCATCGTGCATCCGGCAACCGGCGAAATCCTGGCAGAGTGCAACACCGAGCTGAACACCGAGATCCTGGCAAAAATTGCCAAGGCTCAGGTTGTTCGCATCGAAACTCTGTACACCAACGATATCGACTGCGGACCGTTCGTCTCCGACACTCTGAAGATCGACTCCACCAGCAACCAATTGGAAGCGCTGGTCGAGATCTATCGCATGATGCGTCCAGGCGAGCCGCCAACCAAAGACGCTGCCGAGACTCTGTTCAACAACCTGTTCTTCAGCCCTGAGCGCTATGACCTGTCTGCGGTCGGCCGGATGAAGTTCAACCGTCGTATCGGTCGTACCGAGATCGAAGGTTCGGGCGTGTTGTGCAAGGAAGACATCGTCGCGGTACTGAAGACTCTGGTCGACATCCGTAACGGTAAAGGCATCGTCGATGACATCGACCACCTGGGTAACCGTCGTGTTCGCTGCGTAGGCGAAATGGCCGAGAACCAGTTCCGCGTTGGCCTGGTACGTGTTGAGCGTGCGGTCAAAGAGCGTCTGTCGATGGCTGAAAGCGAAGGCCTGATGCCGCAAGACCTGATCAACGCCAAGCCAGTGGCTGCGGCGGTGAAAGAGTTCTTCGGTTCCAGCCAGCTTTCCCAGTTCATGGACCAGAACAACCCGCTGTCCGAGATCACCCACAAGCGTCGTGTGTCTGCACTCGGCCCTGGCGGTTTGACTCGTGAGCGTGCTGGCTTTGAAGTTCGTGACGTACACCCGACTCACTACGGTCGTGTATGCCCGATTGAAACGCCGGAAGGTCCGAACATCGGCCTGATCAACTCCCTGGCCGCTTATGCGCGCACCAACCAGTACGGCTTCCTCGAGAGCCCGTACCGTGTGGTGAAAGACGCTCTGGTCACCGACGAGATCGTGTTCCTGTCCGCCATCGAAGAAGCTGATCACGTGATCGCTCAGGCTTCGGCCACGATGAACGACAAGAAAATGCTGGTCGACGAACTGGTAGCTGTTCGTCACTTGAACGAGTTCACCGTCAAGGCGCCGGAAGACGTCACCCTGATGGACGTTTCGCCGAAGCAGGTTGTTTCTGTTGCAGCGTCGCTGATCCCGTTCCTCGAGCACGATGACGCCAACCGTGCGTTGATGGGTTCGAACATGCAGCGTCAAGCTGTACCAACCCTGCGCGCTGACAAGCCGCTGGTCGGTACCGGCATGGAGCGTAACGTAGCTCGTGACTCCGGCGTTTGCGTCGTGGCTCGTCGTGGCGGCGTTATCGATTCCGTCGACGCCAGCCGTATCGTGGTTCGTGTTGCTGATGATGAAGTTGAGACCGGTGAAGCTGGTGTCGACATCTACAACCTGACCAAATACACCCGCTCCAACCAGAACACCTGCATCAACCAGCGTCCGCTGGTGCGTAAAGGTGATCGGGTTCAGCGTAGCGACATCATGGCTGACGGCCCGTCCACCGACATGGGTGAACTGGCGCTGGGTCAGAACATGCGCATCGCGTTCATGGCCTGGAACGGTTACAACTTCGAAGACTCCATCTGCCTGTCGGAACGAGTTGTTCAAGAAGATCGCTTTACCACGATCCACATTCAGGAACTGACCTGTGTGGCACGTGACACCAAGCTTGGGCCAGAGGAAATCACTGCAGACATCCCGAACGTGGGTGAAGCTGCACTGAACAAGCTGGACGAAGCCGGTATCGTTTACGTAGGTGCTGAAGTTGGCGCAGGCGACATTCTGGTCGGTAAGGTCACTCCGAAAGGCGAGACCCAACTGACTCCAGAAGAGAAGCTGTTGCGTGCCATCTTCGGTGAAAAAGCCAGCGACGTTAAAGACACCTCCCTGCGCGTGCCTACCGGCACCAAGGGTACCGTCATCGACGTACAGGTCTTCACCCGCGACGGCGTTGAGCGTGATGCTCGTGCACTGTCGATCGAGAAGACTCAACTCGACGAGATCCGCAAGGACCTGAACGAAGAGTTCCGTATCGTTGAAGGCGCAACTTTCGAACGTCTGCGTTCCGCTCTCGTAGGCCACAAGGCTGAAGGCGGCGCCGGCCTGAAGAAAGGTCAGGACATCACCGACGAAGTTCTCGACGGTCTTGAGCATGGTCAGTGGTTCAAACTGCGCATGGCTGAAGATGCTCTGAACGAGCAGCTCGAGAAGGCTCAGGCCTACATCGTTGATCGCCGCCGTCTGCTGGACGACAAGTTCGAAGACAAGAAGCGCAAACTGCAGCAGGGCGATGACCTGGCTCCAGGCGTGCTGAAAATCGTCAAGGTTTACCTGGCAATCCGTCGCCGCATCCAGCCGGGCGACAAGATGGCCGGTCGTCACGGTAACAAAGGTGTGGTCTCCGTGATCATGCCGGTTGAAGACATGCCGCACGATGCCAATGGCACCCCGGTCGACGTCGTCCTCAACCCGTTGGGCGTACCTTCGCGTATGAACGTTGGTCAGATCCTTGAAACCCACCTCGGCCTCGCGGCCAAAGGTCTGGGCGAGAAGATCAACCGGATGATCGAAGAGCAGCGCAAAGTCGCCGAGCTTCGTAAATTCCTCGACGAGATCTACAACCAGATCGGCGGTCGTAACGAAGATCTGGATAGCTTCTCCGACCAGGAAATCCTGGATCTGGCGAAGAACCTGCGTGGCGGCGTTCCAATGGCCACTCCAGTGTTCGACGGTGCCAAGGAAAGCGAAATCAAGGCCATGCTGAAACTGGCTGACCTGCCAGAAAGCGGCCAGATGCAGCTGACCGACGGCCGTACCGGCAACAAGTTCGAGCGCCCGGTTACTGTTGGCTACATGTACATGCTGAAGCTGAACCACTTGGTAGACGACAAGATGCACGCTCGTTCTACCGGTTCGTACAGCCTGGTTACCCAGCAGCCGCTGGGTGGTAAGGCACAGTTCGGTGGTCAGCGTTTCGGGGAGATGGAGGTCTGGGCACTGGAAGCATACGGTGCTGCTTACACTCTGCAAGAAATGCTCACAGTGAAGTCGGACGATGTGAACGGCCGTACCAAGATGTACAAAAACATCGTGGACGGCGATCACCGTATGGAGCCGGGCATGCCCGAGTCTTTCAACGTGTTGATCAAGGAAATTCGTTCCCTCGGCATCGATATCGATCTGGAAACCGAATAACACGTGACGCGAATCGAGAGCGGGGCTGGATTGCCCGCTCTCTGCTCCGCCAGGAGGAAAGGCCTTGAAAGACCTACTGAATTTGCTGAAAAACCAGGGTCAAGTCGAAGAGTTCGACGCCATCCGTATTGGATTGGCATCGCCTGAGATGATCCGTTCGTGGTCGTTCGGTGAAGTTAAAAAGCCGGAAACGATCAACTACCGTACGTTCAAACCAGAACGTGACGGCCTGTTCTGCGCCAAGATCTTTGGCCCGGTAAAGGATTACGAGTGCCTGTGCGGTAAGTACAAGCGCTTGAAGCACCGTGGTGTGATCTGCGAGAAGTGTGGCGTTGAAGTCGCACTGGCCAAAGTTCGTCGTGAGCGCATGGCGCACATCGAACTGGCTTCGCCGGTTGCTCACATCTGGTTCCTGAAATCGCTGCCGTCGCGTATCGGTTTGCTGATGGACATGACCCTGCGTGATATCGAACGCGTTCTCTACTTCGAGAGCTACGTCGTTATCGACCCAGGCATGACCACCCTTGAAAAAGGTCAGCTGCTGAACGACGAGCAGTACTTCGAAGCGCTGGAAGAGTTTGGCGACGATTTCGATGCCCGCATGGGTGCCGAAGCTGTCCGCGAACTGCTGCACGCTATCGACCTGGAACACGAGATTGGCCGTCTGCGCGAAGAAATTCCGCAAACCAACTCCGAAACCAAAATCAAGAAGCTGTCCAAGCGTCTGAAGTTGATGGAAGCCTTTCAGGGTTCCGGCAACCTTCCAGAATGGATGGTGCTGACCGTTCTGCCGGTTCTGCCGCCAGATCTGCGTCCACTGGTCCCGCTGGATGGCGGTCGCTTCGCGACTTCCGACCTCAACGATCTGTATCGTCGAGTGATCAACCGTAACAACCGCTTGAAGCGCCTGCTTGATCTGTCCGCTCCGGACATCATCGTGCGCAACGAAAAGCGTATGTTGCAGGAAGCTGTCGATGCACTGCTCGATAACGGTCGTCGTGGCCGCGCTATCACCGGTTCGAACAAGCGTCCTCTGAAATCCCTGGCTGACATGATCAAGGGTAAACAAGGTCGTTTCCGTCAGAACTTGCTCGGTAAGCGTGTTGACTACTCCGGTCGTTCGGTAATTACCGTAGGTCCGACCCTGCGTCTGCACCAGTGCGGTCTGCCGAAGAAGATGGCTCTCGAGCTGTTCAAGCCGTTCATTTTCGGCAAGCTGGAAATGCGTGGTCTCGCGACCACCATCAAAGCTGCCAAGAAAATGGTCGAGCGCGAACTGCCAGAGGTTTGGGACGTTCTCGCTGAAGTGATCCGTGAACACCCGGTTCTCCTCAACCGTGCACCGACCCTTCACCGTCTGGGCATTCAGGCGTTTGAACCGGTACTG
The window above is part of the Pseudomonas prosekii genome. Proteins encoded here:
- the rpoB gene encoding DNA-directed RNA polymerase subunit beta; amino-acid sequence: MAYSYTEKKRIRKDFSKLPDVMDVPYLLAIQLDSYREFLQAGATKDQFRDVGLHAAFKSVFPIISYSGNAALEYVGYRLGEPAFDVKECVLRGVTYAVPLRVKVRLIIFDKESSNKAIKDIKEQEVYMGEIPLMTENGTFVINGTERVIVSQLHRSPGVFFDHDRGKTHSSGKLLYSARIIPYRGSWLDFEFDPKDCVFVRIDRRRKLPASVLLRALGYTTEEVLDAFYTTNVFHLSGETLSLELIASRLRGEIAVLDIQDEKGKVIVEAGRRITARHINQIEKAGLKTLEVPLDYVLGRTTAKAIVHPATGEILAECNTELNTEILAKIAKAQVVRIETLYTNDIDCGPFVSDTLKIDSTSNQLEALVEIYRMMRPGEPPTKDAAETLFNNLFFSPERYDLSAVGRMKFNRRIGRTEIEGSGVLCKEDIVAVLKTLVDIRNGKGIVDDIDHLGNRRVRCVGEMAENQFRVGLVRVERAVKERLSMAESEGLMPQDLINAKPVAAAVKEFFGSSQLSQFMDQNNPLSEITHKRRVSALGPGGLTRERAGFEVRDVHPTHYGRVCPIETPEGPNIGLINSLAAYARTNQYGFLESPYRVVKDALVTDEIVFLSAIEEADHVIAQASATMNDKKMLVDELVAVRHLNEFTVKAPEDVTLMDVSPKQVVSVAASLIPFLEHDDANRALMGSNMQRQAVPTLRADKPLVGTGMERNVARDSGVCVVARRGGVIDSVDASRIVVRVADDEVETGEAGVDIYNLTKYTRSNQNTCINQRPLVRKGDRVQRSDIMADGPSTDMGELALGQNMRIAFMAWNGYNFEDSICLSERVVQEDRFTTIHIQELTCVARDTKLGPEEITADIPNVGEAALNKLDEAGIVYVGAEVGAGDILVGKVTPKGETQLTPEEKLLRAIFGEKASDVKDTSLRVPTGTKGTVIDVQVFTRDGVERDARALSIEKTQLDEIRKDLNEEFRIVEGATFERLRSALVGHKAEGGAGLKKGQDITDEVLDGLEHGQWFKLRMAEDALNEQLEKAQAYIVDRRRLLDDKFEDKKRKLQQGDDLAPGVLKIVKVYLAIRRRIQPGDKMAGRHGNKGVVSVIMPVEDMPHDANGTPVDVVLNPLGVPSRMNVGQILETHLGLAAKGLGEKINRMIEEQRKVAELRKFLDEIYNQIGGRNEDLDSFSDQEILDLAKNLRGGVPMATPVFDGAKESEIKAMLKLADLPESGQMQLTDGRTGNKFERPVTVGYMYMLKLNHLVDDKMHARSTGSYSLVTQQPLGGKAQFGGQRFGEMEVWALEAYGAAYTLQEMLTVKSDDVNGRTKMYKNIVDGDHRMEPGMPESFNVLIKEIRSLGIDIDLETE